In a single window of the Nitrospira sp. MA-1 genome:
- a CDS encoding TldD/PmbA family protein, producing the protein MSNLSTIHGDRFPELADTVLKRAKALGATEADLLVAEGDSVSVQVRMSEVDRLSKAREKVLGIRVFFGKRSASSSTSDFSKASLDRLVSDTCSLARAVVEDETSGLPAPDHMVTDIPDMDMKDDRQLTVDEEIDLARRTEQSAFSADTRITNSEGAECSAGYGSILLANSHGFIGSYASSSYSLSVSPIALDSQNGGMQRDYWYSVKRKFHELESPEKIGQEAARRTLRRLGSRTITTQEVPVIFDPETAKGLLGHISSAVSGYSLYKGASFLLGQLGKSIASDLVTVIDDGRLAGGLGSRPFDGEGLPTRKTLVVDKGVLSSYMLDTYSGRKLGMASTGNASRSVGENPTVGATNLYLSPGSYSPEEILKSMKRGLFVTDLIGFGVNLVTGDYSRGAVGFWVENGELTHPVEEVTIAGNLQQILKDIEMVGNDLEFRGRLASPTVKIRKMMVAGH; encoded by the coding sequence ATGTCAAATCTGTCAACCATACATGGTGACCGTTTCCCGGAATTGGCGGACACGGTTCTCAAGCGAGCCAAGGCCTTGGGGGCGACAGAAGCGGATCTTCTTGTGGCTGAAGGTGATTCAGTCTCGGTGCAGGTGCGGATGTCAGAAGTGGACCGCCTCTCCAAAGCCCGTGAGAAGGTCTTGGGGATTCGGGTGTTTTTTGGCAAACGTTCAGCCAGTTCTTCAACATCGGATTTTTCCAAAGCCTCGTTGGATCGTTTAGTCAGTGACACATGTAGTTTGGCCAGGGCTGTGGTTGAAGACGAAACGTCAGGACTGCCGGCGCCGGATCACATGGTAACCGATATCCCCGACATGGATATGAAAGATGATCGGCAATTGACCGTTGATGAGGAAATAGACCTGGCCAGGAGAACCGAACAATCCGCGTTTTCCGCTGATACCCGAATCACCAATTCTGAAGGGGCTGAGTGTTCGGCTGGTTATGGGTCGATTTTGTTGGCGAATTCCCATGGATTTATTGGATCGTACGCCAGTTCCTCTTACTCACTCTCTGTGTCGCCCATCGCATTGGACAGCCAGAATGGCGGCATGCAGCGGGATTATTGGTATTCCGTGAAACGGAAATTTCATGAATTAGAGAGCCCGGAAAAGATCGGACAGGAGGCAGCTCGCCGAACCTTGCGGCGGCTAGGCAGTCGAACCATTACGACGCAAGAAGTTCCCGTGATCTTTGATCCGGAAACGGCCAAAGGCCTCCTAGGGCATATTTCCTCAGCGGTTTCAGGCTACTCCCTGTATAAGGGGGCCTCATTTCTGTTGGGACAACTCGGAAAGTCTATTGCCTCAGATTTAGTGACCGTGATCGATGATGGTCGATTAGCCGGAGGGCTTGGGTCTCGACCTTTTGATGGTGAAGGGTTACCCACGAGAAAAACCCTGGTGGTCGATAAAGGCGTGCTGTCGAGTTACATGTTAGATACGTATTCTGGACGAAAACTGGGAATGGCATCCACCGGCAATGCGTCACGATCCGTGGGTGAAAATCCGACAGTGGGTGCCACGAATTTATATCTCTCGCCAGGCTCCTATTCACCAGAAGAAATTCTCAAGTCAATGAAGCGGGGGTTATTCGTTACGGATCTGATTGGGTTTGGCGTCAACCTTGTCACCGGAGACTATTCAAGGGGAGCAGTAGGGTTTTGGGTTGAAAATGGAGAACTGACCCATCCTGTGGAGGAGGTCACCATTGCCGGGAATTTACAACAGATCTTGAAGGATATTGAAATGGTCGGGAATGATTTAGAATTTCGTGGCCGGTTGGCCAGTCCTACCGTCAAAATTCGGAAAATGATGGTTGCCGGTCATTAG
- a CDS encoding lysophospholipid acyltransferase family protein: MYGVVAKPYPVPVDGPALIVCDHTSMGDPLVLLATAGRPIRFLMANEIYAKSHIRWVFRAFRCIPVQRGKRDIRAIRTMLEGLAAQEVIGLFPEGGLDRHRLDAGHLGVGYLAIKSGAPVIPASIVWDGPHSVTSMVKTLLVPSKARIRYGKPLQFPQEVRPRKESLQSCTKEIMKHIEGLRESLLSDVS, encoded by the coding sequence ATGTATGGTGTGGTGGCGAAGCCATACCCGGTTCCTGTAGACGGTCCGGCATTGATTGTCTGTGACCATACTTCAATGGGGGATCCATTGGTGTTATTGGCCACAGCAGGACGTCCTATTCGATTTTTGATGGCAAATGAGATCTATGCCAAGTCGCACATTCGTTGGGTATTTCGAGCGTTTCGTTGTATTCCGGTACAACGAGGCAAGCGGGATATTCGTGCAATTCGCACGATGTTGGAGGGGTTGGCAGCGCAGGAGGTGATCGGCCTTTTTCCGGAAGGCGGATTGGATCGGCATCGTTTAGATGCGGGGCATTTGGGGGTGGGCTATCTGGCAATTAAATCCGGCGCGCCTGTTATCCCGGCGTCTATTGTCTGGGACGGCCCCCATTCGGTGACGTCGATGGTCAAAACGCTCTTGGTTCCGAGTAAGGCGAGAATTCGATATGGGAAACCCCTGCAATTCCCTCAAGAGGTTCGTCCGAGAAAGGAATCCCTTCAATCGTGCACCAAGGAAATTATGAAACACATTGAAGGATTGAGGGAAAGCCTGCTGTCTGATGTATCCTAA